One genomic window of bacterium includes the following:
- a CDS encoding peptidylprolyl isomerase, producing MKRTCLILVAALAVMMIYTGCEKAPEDTVAKVGKYAISLEELNTVAGPMQARWKTVEEAIEGRKGAIDNLVQQKLLLLGAYKEGLDTDSALIARLDGNENRRKITALWEAEIASKINVTDEMVKDLYEKKGTEFSAAHILVKDEALAKEIEAKTKAGEDFAALAQQHSQDPGSAQKGGDLGWFTVGRMVKPFEDAVLALKDGEISAPIQTNYGFHIIKRIGTRTRSQEAFEKAEANLKATIEREMQGTKSLDFVNKMFTDRGFKLDEKAIAVVINKYMEVANQPEAPEVTFDDDEKAMVIATWDDGSWTIAQLDSAVKIRPAYQRQPLLSVVDVENFTKGNLQGDFLTALADKLNISNTDEYKEMFTKELEEIMVSTFQNQYIYGKVEVGDAEVQSYYEANTDSFMQPRTVVVIEVQVADEAEAKGVASKVKAGNDIAKFVEQKSMRTYTKNTGGVLEITERRFPNLYAAVGSAKVGDLVGPTKDRTNRWSVMKVTEIRETAVMPMDKVAGRIQSTLRRTLREKAMLDFVESANQEFGVKVFDKVIVASVDSSAYASVPVEPVNVKE from the coding sequence ATGAAAAGAACATGCCTAATCTTGGTAGCGGCTCTGGCTGTTATGATGATTTACACGGGATGTGAAAAAGCCCCTGAGGATACTGTCGCAAAAGTTGGCAAGTATGCAATATCCTTAGAGGAACTCAATACTGTTGCTGGCCCGATGCAAGCTCGGTGGAAGACAGTCGAAGAGGCTATCGAAGGCCGCAAGGGCGCAATCGATAATCTTGTTCAGCAGAAACTGCTTCTGCTTGGCGCTTACAAAGAGGGTCTCGATACCGATTCCGCTTTGATTGCCCGTCTCGATGGAAATGAAAACAGGCGCAAGATTACCGCTTTATGGGAAGCCGAGATTGCCAGTAAGATCAATGTCACCGATGAAATGGTCAAGGACCTTTATGAGAAGAAAGGCACTGAGTTCAGTGCTGCACATATTCTTGTAAAAGATGAAGCTCTTGCCAAAGAAATTGAAGCAAAAACCAAGGCTGGCGAAGATTTCGCTGCCCTCGCACAGCAGCACTCACAGGACCCGGGTAGTGCTCAAAAAGGCGGAGACCTCGGTTGGTTTACGGTTGGTAGAATGGTCAAACCTTTTGAGGATGCAGTTTTAGCGCTTAAAGATGGTGAGATTTCCGCTCCTATCCAGACTAACTATGGCTTTCATATCATAAAGAGAATCGGAACGCGCACCCGCTCCCAGGAGGCTTTCGAGAAGGCAGAAGCGAACCTAAAGGCGACTATCGAGCGTGAAATGCAAGGAACAAAATCCTTGGACTTCGTTAACAAAATGTTCACCGATAGAGGTTTTAAGCTCGATGAAAAGGCTATTGCGGTTGTAATCAACAAATATATGGAAGTTGCGAATCAACCAGAAGCTCCAGAAGTCACTTTTGACGATGATGAAAAAGCTATGGTTATTGCAACATGGGATGATGGATCATGGACGATTGCTCAACTCGATTCTGCTGTTAAGATTCGTCCAGCATATCAAAGACAACCACTTCTTTCTGTTGTCGATGTTGAAAATTTCACCAAGGGTAACCTGCAAGGGGATTTCCTTACTGCTTTGGCTGATAAGTTAAATATTAGCAATACTGATGAATACAAGGAAATGTTTACAAAAGAGCTCGAAGAGATTATGGTTAGCACTTTCCAGAACCAGTATATTTACGGCAAAGTCGAGGTGGGTGACGCCGAGGTTCAAAGTTATTATGAGGCAAACACAGATTCCTTTATGCAACCTAGAACTGTTGTCGTAATCGAGGTTCAGGTCGCAGATGAGGCCGAGGCCAAGGGTGTAGCCTCGAAGGTAAAAGCTGGCAACGATATAGCTAAATTTGTTGAACAAAAATCCATGCGGACTTACACCAAAAACACTGGTGGTGTGCTCGAAATAACAGAGCGTCGTTTCCCGAACCTATATGCTGCAGTTGGCAGCGCCAAGGTGGGGGATCTCGTTGGTCCCACCAAGGATAGAACAAATCGTTGGTCGGTTATGAAGGTAACCGAGATCCGCGAAACGGCTGTTATGCCTATGGATAAGGTTGCTGGTAGAATTCAATCTACACTCAGAAGAACTCTTCGCGAAAAGGCTATGCTGGACTTTGTGGAGTCGGCAAATCAAGAGTTCGGAGTAAAGGTCTTTGATAAGGTTATCGTTGCTTCGGTCGATTCCTCGGCTTATGCCTCGGTTCCGGTTGAACCTGTTAACGTGAAAGAATAA
- a CDS encoding valine--tRNA ligase produces the protein MSSDLNKTYDPKSTESKWLEFWEAGGYYKPAKKGKKYSIVIPPPNVTDVLHIGHALNNLIQDVLVRRARMQGYSTLWLPGIDHAGIATQHMVVQELAKEGKSKEEIGREAFVERLWEWKAKKGGRIIEQLKEIGCSCDWQRERFTLDEGYEKAVREAFVRLYEEGLIYRGNYIINWCPKCKTALSDEEAEHQSIQSSLWYFKYPLEDGSFIECATTRPETMLGDTAVAVNPDDPRYTDIVGKKVVHPLIDRTFEVIADNYVDKEFGTGAVKITPAHDPNDFEIGKRHDLKQINILTLDGKINENGGSFEGMDRFEARKAVIKALDDKGLLIKIVPHELAAGHCYRCKTLVEPFLSNQWFVDMRSLAEPAIAVVKRGLSKFYSDRWHGVYYNWLDNIRPWCISRQLWWGHRIPVWYCDCTDKPIVSRDNLVECPYCGSKNIRQEDDVLDTWFSSWLWPFATMGWPDIDSEDIKNFFPTDVLVTASEIIFFWVARMIMASEHFMGETPFSSIYIHGTVRDSQGRKMSKSLGNGIDPLNVIEEYGRDALRFTLIAQAGAGQDLFVDMNSFAQGRNFCNKLWNAGRLIFNNLDGMIAADDIKNPSKEHLLDRWILSRLQRAKEESEEAFKKFRLDEALTVLYRFFWNDFCDIYLEAIKPRFEESDQSAFSVALKVFDEILRLWHPIIPFATEEIWQKLSESIEGGLDSSACIIAPWPEVNQEYIDDSSESEFNFINSIASEIRNIKNSVGIGNRKIGNVIIIPFDLNQESIIKAHSEILISLSRVESIIISNIRPDGPIGTAVVNENMIFFPLEGIVDIEAERKRLQKEISRLESVHTGLEKRLSNSDFVKNAPEKVILNSKTQKLEIVGKLTKLKSALKDIED, from the coding sequence ATGTCATCTGATTTAAACAAAACATACGACCCCAAATCCACTGAATCCAAATGGCTCGAATTTTGGGAGGCAGGTGGATATTATAAGCCGGCGAAAAAGGGCAAAAAGTATTCTATCGTTATTCCACCTCCTAATGTTACCGATGTTCTGCATATCGGACATGCTTTGAATAATCTCATTCAGGATGTGCTTGTTCGCCGTGCTAGAATGCAGGGATATTCAACGCTTTGGCTTCCGGGGATTGACCACGCTGGGATAGCCACTCAACATATGGTCGTTCAAGAGCTTGCCAAAGAAGGCAAGAGCAAGGAAGAAATAGGACGCGAAGCATTCGTCGAGAGGCTCTGGGAGTGGAAGGCGAAAAAGGGTGGCCGGATAATAGAACAACTCAAGGAAATCGGGTGTAGTTGCGACTGGCAACGCGAAAGATTCACTCTCGACGAGGGTTATGAAAAGGCGGTGCGCGAAGCGTTCGTTCGCCTCTACGAAGAAGGGCTTATATATCGAGGGAATTACATTATTAACTGGTGCCCAAAATGTAAAACAGCCCTTTCCGATGAAGAGGCTGAACATCAATCGATTCAAAGCTCGCTCTGGTATTTCAAATACCCCCTTGAGGATGGTAGTTTCATCGAATGTGCCACAACACGACCGGAGACCATGCTCGGAGATACAGCTGTGGCGGTTAATCCCGATGACCCACGCTATACGGATATTGTTGGAAAGAAGGTTGTGCATCCTCTCATTGACAGAACATTCGAGGTTATCGCGGATAATTATGTCGATAAGGAGTTTGGAACTGGTGCGGTCAAAATAACACCCGCTCACGATCCGAACGATTTCGAGATTGGGAAAAGACACGATTTAAAGCAGATAAATATCCTTACTCTTGATGGCAAGATCAATGAGAACGGTGGTTCTTTTGAAGGAATGGACAGATTCGAGGCAAGGAAAGCGGTGATCAAAGCACTCGATGACAAAGGTCTTCTCATCAAGATTGTCCCGCACGAACTGGCCGCAGGGCACTGCTATCGATGCAAAACTTTAGTTGAACCATTTCTTTCCAATCAATGGTTTGTTGATATGAGGTCACTTGCAGAACCTGCAATCGCAGTCGTTAAGAGGGGATTATCTAAATTCTATTCCGACCGATGGCACGGTGTTTATTACAATTGGCTCGATAACATAAGACCCTGGTGTATTAGCAGACAGTTATGGTGGGGGCACAGGATTCCCGTGTGGTATTGCGATTGCACCGACAAGCCGATTGTCTCGCGCGATAACCTAGTGGAGTGTCCTTATTGCGGCAGTAAGAATATTCGTCAAGAGGATGACGTTCTCGACACATGGTTCAGCTCTTGGCTTTGGCCTTTCGCAACAATGGGTTGGCCGGATATCGATTCGGAAGACATCAAAAACTTTTTCCCAACAGATGTTTTGGTAACTGCAAGTGAGATTATTTTCTTCTGGGTCGCGCGCATGATTATGGCTTCTGAGCATTTTATGGGTGAGACACCCTTTAGTTCGATATACATACATGGCACAGTGAGAGATTCCCAGGGGCGTAAAATGAGTAAGTCGCTTGGGAATGGTATCGATCCTCTTAATGTGATCGAGGAATATGGCAGAGATGCCTTGCGTTTTACCTTAATAGCTCAGGCGGGAGCAGGGCAGGACCTCTTTGTCGATATGAATAGTTTTGCTCAGGGCAGGAATTTCTGTAATAAGCTTTGGAATGCCGGAAGGTTAATTTTCAACAATCTCGATGGCATGATAGCCGCGGATGATATAAAAAATCCTTCTAAAGAACATCTTCTCGACCGATGGATATTGTCTAGACTCCAGAGGGCCAAGGAAGAGTCCGAAGAGGCTTTTAAGAAATTCCGATTGGATGAAGCCTTGACGGTGCTTTATAGATTCTTCTGGAACGATTTTTGTGATATTTATTTAGAGGCCATAAAGCCTCGTTTCGAAGAAAGCGACCAGTCAGCTTTTTCGGTGGCTTTAAAGGTTTTTGATGAAATACTACGTCTTTGGCACCCGATTATACCCTTCGCAACAGAGGAAATATGGCAGAAGCTATCTGAATCGATAGAGGGTGGTTTGGATTCTTCTGCGTGTATTATCGCACCTTGGCCGGAGGTTAATCAAGAGTATATCGATGATAGTTCAGAGAGTGAGTTTAATTTTATCAATTCCATTGCTTCGGAAATAAGGAATATTAAAAATTCTGTGGGAATCGGGAATCGCAAGATCGGGAATGTTATAATTATTCCATTTGATCTGAATCAAGAATCTATAATAAAGGCCCATTCCGAAATACTTATCTCGCTTTCGCGAGTGGAGTCTATAATCATTTCGAATATCCGGCCTGATGGGCCAATTGGCACGGCTGTTGTTAATGAAAACATGATATTTTTCCCTCTCGAAGGGATTGTTGATATCGAAGCTGAACGCAAAAGGCTTCAAAAAGAGATTTCAAGACTCGAATCGGTGCATACAGGCCTTGAAAAACGCCTGTCAAATAGCGATTTTGTTAAAAATGCTCCCGAAAAAGTTATTCTCAATAGCAAAACGCAAAAATTGGAAATTGTAGGAAAACTGACTAAGCTAAAATCAGCTTTGAAAGATATAGAAGATTAA